The Lathyrus oleraceus cultivar Zhongwan6 chromosome 5, CAAS_Psat_ZW6_1.0, whole genome shotgun sequence genome includes the window gaagcataggtcgtactactttttccactcgattcaacattctcgttaattttctcaccatgaaatatccaacactgataactttgatcaattccatgcctcagcaaatgcgatttcaatccatgtgcgtcaaccttaccaatataacaacaacgcaagcaaggacaatgcattcgtctggggttttcagcgtgttgaacagcatacttaacgaattccaaaaccccactctcgtactctttggtcattcgatcggcacagatccatgttttatccatggttttcctacttattaaagtaaacaattaatctagacgaaaatacataactaaggtagtatctttgaacattcaactggtcaaaactattattccatagtagtttcaatgaacattcaaattgatttcaaaatACATTCACCAAAATCCATTTAACATCCTAACTAGTATTCACCTGTCACCAAACTTTGTAGCTTGTTCTTTTCAGACTAGCATGAGTTAGTAAATTGATACACTAACTACTACTTTAACTCCTATTAGCATTTCAATAACTGATTTCAAAATACACTAATAAACCTTGTCCATTCAATATTAACTAACTTACTAATTTTATTTGCCAATTCAAACATGACTAACCAACTTTCCTAAATAACTAACTGAATCACATTTCAAATTTCATAACAGTCCTACTAACAAAACTGTTCTAATTAATCTCTAACAGTCTCTGACACATAATTAACAGTTTCATAGCTAACTATCGAATCAACTCAACTAACAATCATATTATCAATAACCAACTAACTACTTTTCACTAACTTACTAACTTaactaacatttcaaactaacactttAATTCCCTAAACACTAACTAATTCAACTTCAAAACCAACATTCAACCCTAAGGCAACAGAATaaacttcaaaatctcaaaatttgGGTCATTTTATATAACTGAGTTTTCACACATAATACAGAACCAACATTGGTGATACAGAAAAATATGACTGAGTTTTCAACAGAAGCAACATTGGTGATACAGAAAAATACAGAAAAATATAAAATGGGGCAAGAGTTTTCACACATAATGTTCATCTATAACACATTATATAAAATCAAATTTCACTCACAAACCATAAACATTCACATATGCAAGAATGAATACAATGTAGTCATTACCTCTACTTCAACATGCATTTGGTACCAAAGTTATTTAGGGTTTGAGAAAGAGACTTACCAAGGTGTGGTTATGGTGAGAAGTACGTGAGCACCGCCGGTACAGTGAGAAGGAAGGGTTTGTTTCGCTGCCGGTATAGTGAGAAGAAATACGTGAGCACCGCCGTACAGTGAGAAATTTAGGGTTTGTTTCCAGAGAGAAATACGTGAGCACGGCCGCCGAGAGTGAGAAGGTAGGGTTATTGTGTGAGTTGAGAAGAAGGAAAACAAAAGCGCTTTTGTGGAAATGGCGTAAGTTTTtgaggtgagtgaagaagagggaaaacaaaataacagagaacgaaagcgcttttgtggtctgaaattttattttaataagaccttagacagcgcttttgtgtaaagcgctttctaaggtatgcctaagacagcgctttccaaaagcgctttctaaacccccccttagacagcgcttttggttttaatttttttttttaatttaaagactttagacagcgctttaccaaaagcgctgtctaaagtctatatttataagcgctttctaaaagcgctgtctaagggggggtcttagacagcgcttttagaaagcgctgtctaagaccccccattagacagcgcttttattattttcttggaacattttccgtgtttgttttttattttaaccttagacagcgctttcttttaaaagcgctgtctaagatgcgctgttaaaagtcatttttggcgtagtgcatAATGCAATATCTTTTCGtatatataaaaaaacaaaatgcATCCAAAATTGAGGTATTACCACGGTTAACTGTCAAATCGTTATAATTTAGTGTTACAAAATGTATATTTTATAGTAGTGCAAAACTAATTATTTTACTAAGTTTGGCATGAAAACACAGTATTTGGCTCTTTTTCACTCCGAATTAGCTTCTGACTTCAACACAATACTTGTAGCTTATTCTCTCAGATTTCCAACTCATATTAGAATGCGTCAAATGATATCTCGTAGCTCAAATTATGACCCTCACAACAAAATGGTGTCAAATTACCGCTTATTCAAAAAATAAATAACTGAATTAAAATAAAAGCATAAATAAGCTAAACTTAGGAAACACactaaaaatagtaaaataaaagaAACAAGTCATAAAAATATCTTAATACAAAATATAATATGGTGTATTAAAATATATTTATCAGTGAACGAGTTAGAGATGAAATGTTTTTAGGATTCTCTTTGTTAATGGAGATGAAAAACTTATTAGGGTTGATAATGATTTTTGTAAGTGCTGAATATGGTTTTCATAAGGCAATGGAAACTGATCATACATGACAAAGTAAGCTATGTTTCTTGAATAAGAGTAATACATTTCACCACGACGGAATATTCCAACTTTGATGGAATCCTACTTctttattttaatattatcaAAACGCTAGTTTTTAAccatttaaaaaaaatagaaaaaaaacaTTTTACCATGGATGAAAATAAATGATGCTTagattaaattttaaaataaattaaaaataaatgcagCTGTATAATATTAAAGAAATCACAAATTTATAAGCGTTGAGATTGGAACGTATGACCTTTCCAAGATTTTTCCACGATTGCTATAGTTAACTATGgtaaaatataaattatttttaatttaaaaataaataaaatgaaagCGCCAAATATGATTTGCTTATAAGGATGCTCAATGTAATTTGAATAGATGGAAAATGGTATCTCCTAACACTCCAACATTCAAATTAGTAGTCGAAGTATGTAATATATAATGTTGCGTACAATTCTCTCTAATTTCATAGTTCATTTATATGCCTACTAGAAGACCATTGTTATGACTGAAATCATAATTGATTGTTCTTGTTACCTTTGCCGTGTGTTTTTCCATATATCCTTATTTCTTCATTTATCCATGCTTTTGACTCATACTAACTGTTGTGTAAGAGGAAGAAAACTCGTATTTATCTCTAATTTCATAGTTCTTTTATAAGTATACTAGAAGACTATTATTACGATTGAAATCATAATTGGATGTTCTTGTTACTGTTGCCTTGTGTTTTTCCATCTATCCCTGCTTTTCCTTTATCATGCTTTTGTCTCGTACTAGTTGTTTTGTAAGAGGAAGAAGACTCATATTTCTCTCTAATTTCAGAGTTCTTTTATATGTTTACTAAAAGACTATTATTATGAGTGAAATCATAATTGACGGTTCTTATTACCATTACCCTGTGTTTTTCTCTGTATCcttgtttttttttctttatcCATGCTCTTGATTCGTATTTGTTGTGTAAGAGGAAGAAAACTCATATTTCTCTCTAATTTCAAAGTGCTTTTATATGTCTACAAGAACACCATTAATATGACTGAAAACATAATTGATTGTTCTTGTTATCGTTGCCTATATTTTTCTCTGTATCTTTGTTTTTTATCTTTACTCATGCTTTTGTCTTGTATTGGCAGTTGTGTAAGACGAAGAAGACTCAATTTTGATTTGCATGTTACAAACTTAATTTTTAATAGATGGAATCTAAGCACGTTtcaaaatatattattttttgtcaaaaaataatttatttatttacccaaaaatatatttttaataatatttaaaTGGAGAAAATGATTTGATATTGACGTACAATAAAATATGCAAGACAACAGTTATACAATATGATTTGTCGTCTTTAAAACATATCTATATTAGTATTATAATTATGTATGTACTCATTGCTTTAAATGTCAGGATTGTCTCTGCCCGTGACAAGTTAGTAACATATTTACCCATAACTAAACaatcctaatcttttttaagcTAAGGAAAGTATAATGCAAATAAAAACAGGATGTGTAAagatattattttattaaattaataaatttaatttGTATTTACTAATAATTATGGAATTTTTTCAAAATAatcttatttttaatttaaattttaaaataacttattttttaaaataattacGGAAATAACCACATCTCATGACTTATACGCGAGTTAAACTGACGCATCTATTTTTCAATGAAGAGAAGACGCCCAAGtcattggcgcatgcattgggcCATGCATGTCAAGGCGTCATATGCAATGGTGCATACATGTGAATGCGTCACATGCATTGGCACATGCATATAACCATGTGTGTGCGTCAAAAGCATTGGTGCACGCATGCATGTATGCGTGTGCGCGTCCAAAGCAATGTCGCATGCATATGTgcattcatctataaatacacAATATTTCTCCCATAAATTTTCACACAATTTCTTActctccttccatttttcttcaatttccttcaattttctttaaaatgtcTGTATATTCATATATTCACAAAAGAAATGTtgatttaatcttttcagcagtGCAGCCTCCGATGAAGATCCGACTTTAGAATGTAGATACGTTCAAATATCTAAACAAGACTTTGAACCATTGGTTAGATTGAGACATTGCAGATGGTGAAAGGATCAGAAGAATTCAATTACTTGATCTgacgttcaaccaaaatggagaaaTTCGTTTCTAGGTGGCTGTTAAGACTGACAGAACGTTCACAGAGTGATGTATACTCCTtacaaaattgttttgatggttgtaatcgcatagttatgttgttgtaatcgcatagttatgttgtttatgtgttgtatttgttagtgatgttattttatttgttgtagtctgttgtgttgttgtttatgtgttgtatttgtttcTGATGGTATTTCATtacaaagttatcatatgaaatgaatgttgtttttaatataatGATGTTGCAGTTTAGACAATAAAAACACCAATATTTTGTTCACTACtgtggaaatgcaccagagtgtTAGTGCAAAACTGtagttcggcatgcaacaacaaaATCTAGAGCCTCTGACGTGTTTGGAAGATTGACATCAACAAAGAGTTGATGgccaatgggattattccgattagagagactttgcaaaagagatgtgtcgtcattggaggaatcgacgataacacatcttaaacgaaccattcatacatggtgctagaccaactcaacattatatggcatggtttaggtcaGTTACAACGCCATAGTTTGTGTTTGAGCAAGGTAattgattgatccacgccaacgagctttgtcatcatacgcccaacaacaaaGCCCAGCCtaagaacaatgtcaacccacccaaacccaatGACCAACCTCGCACCATCATCCTATCATATACACCTAACCACCAAACACCCAACCTTGCAaccaattcatgccacacacccaaactcaaaaccTGAAATCAAACCATAACCACAAACAACCATACACAGCCATCACAACAGTCTATAGCCTGAATGATTCATACGATTCAATGTCGTGCCATTGTAGCCCCTCATAAATGAACACTCAAACATCTCATCGCCACAACACtcaaccattgtttgactttagTACGCCACAAGAATCATTGCTTCATTTCCAAAATGATTAAATGTCCCAATTCAGGCAACCATATCGCCCACAATCCACTCAACTACAATGACCtaactacgacaacatgggcaccGACTCAATTACGGAAGCGTCGTTGGCGACAACCCTTTAGCTATTAGAGAGAATTGATTATAAATCTATCAAATAACGCTGAACCTTTCACCAGACCTTCACAACAATCACCATTGTATCATGTCAGCACTCgaagaccccaaacacctcaggaaaatcgtggaAGATCTCGAAGACAGGCTAACACAACTGGATGTGGAACATGGAGGGGTTTCAATCGGACGAATCGTTGATTTTCTTGTCCATTGTTATATATTTTAactttatattataatattatttttcatttaaatatttaatttaattatttataaatataaaattaaaaatttaaaaaaatatgcATAGTGCATGCGTCACATACATTCGTGCATACCCTCGTGTAATATATGTATGCATCTAACCAAATGACGCTTAGGCTCAATTGCAATGCATGCATGCGCCCTATCAAGTAGCGTCTGTGTTCATTGAAAATTAGATGTGTCAGTTTAACTGACGCATACGTAATGAAAGGTGGTTTATTTTCGAagttattttagaatttaattaaaaaaagtagttttttttaaaaaatcaataATTGTGTGTAAAGATATTTATAGAACTCGTTAGTTAGataatttaatttttcaattatatttaacttttatttttatttttattttattaaatataaCAATTAGTAATCTCTAAACCAAAAGTGTCTCTGCAGTTGCATGATTGCATCAAGTTATTCATAATTCACATCCAAAAATGAAGTAAAGTACAAAAGGTCCACGTTTCATACTTGTCTTGTCTTGTATCTAAGAAAATTACAAATCCcgaaaataaaacaaattaacATCATTAAAGAAAACATACGGCCCATAATACCGTCACCACTTGTCAGATACAGATTCGTCATGCCAAACGTCACCACAATGAGTACTGTTAAAATAATCAAATCGAAATTAAAATCAAACAAAATCGAAACTGTAATCGAATTGaatcaaaattaaaaataaaaaagataatttttaattaaaaattttaaaaaatttaatgGTTCGACAATTTAATATATGGTtggatttaaaaaaaaaattaacttCTAATTATTCGAAATTTTGAAATGATACTATAGGAATGATTATGATTGAATTCTACCTTGAATAAATTGAAACTGTTTAATATGaatacatttttttatttttctataGGATCTCACTAACACAAGCACTAACCCCAAACCATATATAGACTATACTACCCTATCATGCATTGCACATCACACATTCTCTCTTCATTCCCTAATACCAGTGCAATACACGCGCCACCACTAGCATGGCAGCAAACCACCCAAACCACCGCTTCCTTATCATCACATACCCTATACAAGGTCACATAAACCCCGCCCTCCAGTTCGCAAAACGACTCACTACTCTAGGCGCACGCGTCACTTTTGTTACCACTATCTACTTACACAGTCGCCTTGTCGACAAACCAACCACCCCCGGCCTCTCCTTCGCCACTTTCTCCGACGGCTACGACGACGGCTACGAGGACGGACACATAATCAAAAACGACACGAACATACTCTCCTACGTATCCGAGCTTACGCGCCGCGGCTCAACATTTCTCAAAAACATAATACTCTCCGCCAAAGAAGAAAATCATCCATTCACTTGCTTAACCTACACCATCATCCTTCCTTGGGCCGCCACGATAGCGCGTGAGCTTCATCTCCCATCGGTGCTACTGTGGATTCAAGCAGCAACAGTTTTTGATATCTACTATTACTACTTTCATGAACATGGTGACTGCATCACAAACATATCAGAGAATGCCATTGAGTTACCAGGATTGCCATTTTCTCTTAAGAGTTGTGACCTTCCCTCTTTTTTCTTGGCTTCAAATCCTTATACTTTTGCTCTTCCATCTGTCAAAGAACACATTCAAATTCTCGAAGAAGAAACCAGCCCGAGAATACTCCTGAACACCGTTGAGGAATTTGAATATGAAGCACTGAGAGACGTTGATGTTGGTAAGATCAAAATGATACCGATCGGGCCGTTGATTCCATCGGCTTTCTTGGACGGTAAGGATCCTTCGGATACTTCGTTTGGTGGTGATGTTATTAGTGTGGACTCAGAGGATAACTACCTCAAATGGTTAGATTCAAAAGATGAAATGTCTGTTGTTTATGTTTCATTTGGTACTCTTGCTGTTTTGTCCAAGAGACAGATGGAGGAAATTGCACGTGCGTTGTTGGATTCGAGATTTTCATTTTTATGGGTGATTAGAAATACAAAATCACATCaacaaaaagaagaagatggtgaTGAGTTAAGTTGTAGAGAGGAACTTGAGAGGAATGTTAATGGAAAGATAGTGAAATGGTGCTGTCAAGTGGAGGTTCTGTCGCATAGTTCAATAGGTTGTTTTGTGACTCATTGTGGATGGAATTCAACGTTGGAAAGTTTAGGTTCCGGGGTTCCTATGGTGGGGTTTCCTCAATGGACAGATCAAACTACTAATGCAAAGTTGATTGAAGATGTGTGGGGGAGTGGGGTGAGGATGAGTTGTGATGAGGAAGGGATAGTGAAAGCTGAGGAGATTAGAAAGTGTTTGGAAGTGGTTATGGGAAAGGGAGAAAAAGGAGAGGAACTTAGGGGGAATGCTAAGAAATTGAAAGGTTTGGCTAGGGAAGCTGTGAAGGAAGGAGGGTCTTCGGATAAGAATTTGAGGAGGTTTTTAGATGATATTGGATGTGTGAATGAAAGTTAGTTGGCTCTTGTTTTCTTTAGCTATTGGGGTGTAAGTTTTGAAGAGAAAAAGATTATGTTTTAGTGTATCCCAATAATGCTCCACTTGTAACATGTTGTATGTCAAGAAAAACCTTTTCAAAAAAGTATATCACTTTGTGATGTTCTTTTACTAGAAAAGGGAGAAATTTTTAAATGGGTCTCATATTCTTTAGGATTTAGGCTTGTATACATTACGGGTTATCCTCAATCCAAAAATTGTTACCATAGGATTTGTCCTTTTTTTCAAGCTTGTGAGCAATTTAGGGGTGGACAAAAACCCATAAACCGATATAATCCgcaaaaacaaaaattatttttgGTTAAACGGGTGGGTCGGATCGGTTTACAGATGAGTTATTTGCTTTAATCAATTTCATTCAAGTTTAACCGAGCGAGTGCGGTTCAAATTTTTTCACTCAACGGTACCCGCAGTTATCCATAAATACATGACACATCAGACATTATATAATTTCCTTTTTAGTCACGTCCTTTCAAGATAACACTATTATGCTATTGCCCCATTATAATGAATATTTTAGTATATCTCAATAAAACAATAAAACTTATGCCGAGATTTGTATTTGACATACTAATCTTTAGGTTTCCAATACAAACTTTTCACTATTCTCTTTATAAAATATACAGTACttttaaatattaattataaAACATGTTATTCCTATACCATTTCTTACCCCAAATACTTATACCGTATATATTATTCACCGTATTTATACGATAAACAgtgtattttaaaaataaaataatatttttatgaataGTATTTTAAACGATATATAAACAGTACGTGAATAGTATATATGAACAGTGTCTATAAACAGTGacttaaaataataaaaaaagttGATTAATTAAATGTAAAAAATTAGTTAATGAAGTGACGAAATTGGTTAATGAACGTCTAGacattaaaaataattttgaataGCCACCAAAATTGGTTAATATAACTTATGAAATTggttaaaaaaattataaaattggttaataaatatttagataataaaaaataatattaaaaaatatttttttttatattttaaaaaaataatatattattataatattcTAGTGTTCACCGTACTTGTTCACCGTGATGGTGAACGGTAGAATATGGTGTAGGGTAGAAATCAGTGTGTAAGAATATCATTTTTCATAAAAGATAGTACTAGTTTGGAAATTCTATGTAATGCATAGTACTACTAGATGTAGATGTATATTATAAGTGTACTTATTCTTTAGCACTGCCTTTTCTATTTAATATTCTATCATTATTATTTCTCCTTCTACCTCATAACACTATCTTATAAGATTTCCGATGAAATAAATCTCACTTCTCCATCTTCGTCATTTTCTTCTTCTTAAATATCAactatttttcatgattttgttCTTTAAAATTTTGTTCTTTTTCTTCTTGATATTATAAGATTTTCTTCTTTTTCTGACTCCATATATTACATTGTTATATATGAAGGTGAGAATacttattttttcttttattttgaaTCTAAAATTATATTTActtactttttattttaatttttgttgaCTGTTTACCTACATACCTGTCGGAATCTGGCCACAAAACCGTAACACGTTGATCCGCAACCCGCTTAATCCATAGTAAAATATCGGATAAAAATGAGTTCTATATACTCACCCGCGGTTTGGATCGGTTTGGCCATCTGAGCCCGAATCCGCCTAATGTCTATCCCTAGTGAACATTACAAGAAAAAAGCTTTCCAATTCCGTGATTTTGTAGTGTGAAATTCACATAACTAAAAAGGAGAGTTCAAAAACACGACACTAAGGACCTGTTTGAAATACATCTTAAAAActtttttttagtttttgaaaatttaaaatttaaaaacttgtttgaatataatgtcttgcaaaagtgtttttaaaaactcttttctatttttcagtttttaaaagaaaaaaagtgaaacagtttagttgtgttttgcttcttactttttaatttttagtattataaaacttgaagaaaaaaCATGAAAATTTAGGACCTGTTTGAAATACATCTTAAAAActcttttttagtttttgaaaatttaaaatttaaaaacttgtttgaatataatgtcttgcaaaagtgtttttaaaaactcttttctatttttcagtttttaaaagaaaaaaagtgaaacagtttagttgtgttttgcttcttactttttaatttttagtattataaaacttgaagaaaaaacatgaaaatttattctcttcttaaaatactattaaaagattagattattaaacaagttttttcattttcatattttcaaaacagtttttaaaaattagtttatcaaacaaattttttgttaattttcttcttaaaaataattttttaaaatagatttgaaaaacaaattttaagaactaaaattgaaaagtgtttcaaacagaccctaaatatttaaaataacAAATGTCAGACTTTTAAAGCAGAATTTTAAAATTTTGACTTAAATAGTCTCTTGGCCCCATACAAAATAGCAAATTTTTAACTTGACTAAGTGCACATACATGGCATGCACCCATGACCTTAAGGCCCATAAAGCATTCTCCATCCCCTAAGTCAATTCATCAGATCATTTGTATTATTGCAACACAAATACATATTATATAGATGAGTTAGATAGGTCAGTATTATcaaaataatttattaaatatttttaactTATTCCATATTTTAACTATTAATATTTAGTAACTttttaatatttcaattatttaaaaactaaataattgaatattaatatttaaattataaaataattgaaatattttataaaattattatttaataaactaaataattgaaatattttataaacttattatttaataaattaaataatttaaatattaatagTTGAAATATTTAATAAACTCTATAATTGCATATATACATTACTGAAATGTctaattagtttatttaataattaatttataaaatgtttcaattattaatatttaaatcatttaatttattaaataataagtttataaaatattttaattattcaaTATTTAAACTattaatatttcaattatttattttattaaataataagtttataaaatatttcaattatttaatagttcaactattaatattttaattaattagtttattaaataattaatctataaaatattttaattataatatgtaaactattaatatttcaattatttagtttattaaataattattttataaaacatttcaattatttaatatttaaaatattaatattttaattattttgtttattaaatcattgttttataaaatatttcaattatttaatatttcaactattaatatttcaattatttagTTTATTAAATAATAAGTTTATAAAATGTTTCAATTATTTAATAGttaaaatattaatatttcaattatttattttattaaataattattttaaaataattatttaatattttaatgaatatttcaattatttattttattaaataattagTTTATAAAATATTGTAATTATTTAATAGTTCAACTattaatatttcaattatttagtttttaaataattgaaatattaaaaAGTTATA containing:
- the LOC127083166 gene encoding phloretin 4'-O-glucosyltransferase; translated protein: MAANHPNHRFLIITYPIQGHINPALQFAKRLTTLGARVTFVTTIYLHSRLVDKPTTPGLSFATFSDGYDDGYEDGHIIKNDTNILSYVSELTRRGSTFLKNIILSAKEENHPFTCLTYTIILPWAATIARELHLPSVLLWIQAATVFDIYYYYFHEHGDCITNISENAIELPGLPFSLKSCDLPSFFLASNPYTFALPSVKEHIQILEEETSPRILLNTVEEFEYEALRDVDVGKIKMIPIGPLIPSAFLDGKDPSDTSFGGDVISVDSEDNYLKWLDSKDEMSVVYVSFGTLAVLSKRQMEEIARALLDSRFSFLWVIRNTKSHQQKEEDGDELSCREELERNVNGKIVKWCCQVEVLSHSSIGCFVTHCGWNSTLESLGSGVPMVGFPQWTDQTTNAKLIEDVWGSGVRMSCDEEGIVKAEEIRKCLEVVMGKGEKGEELRGNAKKLKGLAREAVKEGGSSDKNLRRFLDDIGCVNES